Proteins encoded in a region of the Vitis riparia cultivar Riparia Gloire de Montpellier isolate 1030 chromosome 7, EGFV_Vit.rip_1.0, whole genome shotgun sequence genome:
- the LOC117917596 gene encoding LOW QUALITY PROTEIN: transcription factor PIF1-like (The sequence of the model RefSeq protein was modified relative to this genomic sequence to represent the inferred CDS: inserted 1 base in 1 codon): MNHCVPDFEVDDEEAIPLTRPKKSAAMVEDDEIMELLWQNGQVVMQIQNQRSFKKSQPSKFPIQDAVLPPEQSKIRSSAQVDESSAQLFMQEDEMASWLHYPLDDFCADLLDPTPCVNASPPPARPNLSPDVRQPEERPAATKPPIPPVRRAELDSKVHNFLHFPRKSTAESGEPSSSRPAGMESTVVDSSDTPGVCQQSRTSPAEWCKAELANSGYGTIGGATEAATSAAGNXTTFELTMTSSPGGSGSGGSASAGAEPTMKPPADDRKRKGREGDDTTEYQSEDVEFESADAKKQVRGSAAAKRSRAAEVHNLSERRRRDRINEKMKALQELIPRCNKSDKASMLDEAIEYLKSLQLQVQMMSMGCSMVPMMYPGVQQYMPQMGMGMGMGMEMGMNRPMMPFPSVLGGSTLPTTAAAAHLGQRYPMPAFHMPHMAAPDSSRIQANNQSDPVLNSLGTQSSNQPRVPNFADPYLQYLQQMQMLPAQNQAMGQQNTSKPSTSKGTENLENHRSG; the protein is encoded by the exons ATGAATCACTGCGTACCTGATTTTGAGGTAGATGATGAGGAAGCGATTCCCTTGACGAGACCGAAGAAATCAGCGGCCAT GGTTGAGGATGATGAAATCATGGAGCTGCTCTGGCAGAATGGTCAGGTGGTGATGCAGATCCAGAATCAGCGATCTTTCAAGAAATCCCAGCCTTCGAAATTTCCAATTCAAGATGCTGTGCTTCCGCCGGAGCAGTCCAAGATCCGGTCATCAGCTCAGGTGGATGAGTCCAGCGCTCAGCTCTTCATGCAGGAAGATGAGATGGCTTCGTGGCTTCACTACCCGCTCGATGATTTCTGTGCTGATCTCCTCGATCCTACGCCGTGTGTTAATGCCTCTCCCCCTCCGGCGCGGCCTAATTTGTCGCCGGATGTCCGTCAGCCTGAGGAGAGGCCTGCTGCGACGAAGCCGCCGATTCCGCCTGTGAGGAGGGCGGAGCTGGACTCCAAGGTTCACAACTTCCTGCATTTCCCGAGGAAATCGACTGCCGAATCTGGAGAGCCGAGCTCAAGCAGGCCGGCGGGGATGGAATCGACGGTGGTGGACTCAAGCGATACGCCGGGGGTATGCCAGCAGTCCAGGACTTCCCCAGCCGAGTGGTGCAAGGCGGAGTTAGCGAATTCCGGGTACGGGACCATTGGCGGTGCTACTGAGGCCGCGACGTCAGCAGCCGGGA ATACGACATTTGAGCTCACGATGACGTCATCTCCTGGAGGGTCCGGGTCCGGCGGCAGCGCCAGCGCCGGAGCCGAACCGACGATGAAACCGCCGGCGGACGATCGAAAACGGAAGGGAAGAGAAGGCGACGACACGACCGAGTACCAGAGCGAG GACGTTGAGTTTGAATCTGCTGATGCAAAGAAACAAGTCCGTGGATCAGCGGCTGCAAAGAGATCCCGTGCTGCGGAGGTTCACAACCTGTCTGAGAGG AGACGTCGAGACAGGATAAATGAAAAGATGAAGGCTTTGCAAGAACTAATACCTCGTTGCAACAAG TCTGACAAAGCTTCGATGCTGGATGAAGcaattgagtacttaaaatcACTTCAGTTGCAAGTtcag ATGATGTCGATGGGATGCAGCATGGTCCCTATGATGTATCCTGGCGTCCAGCAGTACATGCCACAAATGGGGATGGGAATGGGCATGGGCATGGAGATGGGTATGAACCGTCCAATGATGCCATTTCCCTCTGTTTTAGGTGGCTCAACCTTGCCCACAACAGCTGCAGCAGCTCATTTGGGTCAAAGATATCCTATGCCAGCCTTTCACATGCCCCACATGGCTGCACCTGATTCATCTAGGATCCAAGCAAACAACCAGTCGGATCCGGTTCTGAACTCACTTGGCACACAAAGTTCCAACCAGCCACGGGTTCCCAATTTCGCAGATCCATATCTGCAGTACCTCCAGCAGATGCAAATGCTACCAGCTCAG AATCAAGCAATGGGCCAGCAAAATACGAGCAAGCCAAGTACCAGCAAAGGAACTGAGAATCTCGAAAATCACCGATCAG GTTGA